The stretch of DNA CGTTAGCTATGTTATTTCTGAGTTGTCATGATCGCATTTTTATAACATCTTTACatcgacttgtacctcgtcgctttatcttgcCGGTCATATAGGTCGGTCAACGAATTTTTGCGCTTTTTCAAGCTTAAGTCGGTGCATATCGTAGAATAATAATGGAATTTTAGAGAGGAACAAGTACTATTATTAATGAAGAAATAACTTTACAAAGGTGCATTAGCTACTAAGGGATTAAAATTTCTTGCCCCTAGTCCCCActttgatgcctcgttaaaacccccTCCAGGAAAACCCTTTTCGGGAAAAAAACCATAATgtcgggaaaaagagtacatcagggagcgAAGTTCACTTCTACTATAATACCTTTTCATATtgcaagcatgccacgacctcggGAGCTTGGTTCCATTCAGGTTGGACACTTTGTAATAACCTTTTTCCCAAGACTTCAACTATCTTGTAAGGTCATTTCCAATTTGCAGCAAGCTTCCCTTTGCTCGACTTGTTTACTTCGATGTCATTTCTGATAAGGACTAAGTCGTCTGAAGCAAaacttcttcgaatgactttcttgttgAATCTACTTGTCATCATTTGTTTTAacgctgcttctcttatctgggcttgTTCTCGAACTTCTGGGAGTAGTTCGAGTTGTTCTTTGTGTGCTTGAACGTTACCGACCTCATCATAAAATCTTATCCTTAGACTTTGCTCATTGACTTCAACAGGGATCATGGCTTCTATGACATACGCAAGTCGGAAAGGAGTTTCACCTGTGGTTGAGTGAGGTGTAGTTCGGTAAGCCCATAACACTTGAGgaagctcttcagcccaagcccCTTTTGCTTCTTGGAACCTTTTCTTTAGTCCTGCCAGTATAACCTTGATTGGGCTTGAACAGAAGGCCCAAACATTGAAGGATGGTGGCATCCGACTTGTTCACATCTGGGAGCCGCTGTCTGAGTTGTATGAGTATGCCTGGATaggtgggggtggtacctgcaagacactccaatgcctaagttagcaaggggtTAAGCAAGTTCAGAGTATTGGAACTTAAGTTTACCTGagtgtgtcagtgtatttatagaggATGAACTAATAACCACCGTTGAAGTAGTTCCACTTCTGATGGTGGATAACTGTCCCTTTATTTTAGGGTTGTTGAGATCTCTCTCCTAGAAGTGGGAGAGAGATTTAAGGAGGTAGTTATTTACTTGGATAAGTGTTAATTGCTTGCTCGTGTCGATCTCGACCTCTTTGAGGAGGTCGGATAAGCGTTGGACGCCAATCCTCTAGATTGAGCCTTTCAACTAGATTTGGGCCTGGCTTATGCTTtaggccagggtatgaacaactaCAAAATTCAAGTTTACCGTTGAAAATTTTATCTTTGCTGATCTGAGGTATTTGGTCAAGCAAAAAGGGTTTGTTCCAAAATTTCTAATTTGGAGGTTAATGAAAGAAAGTGAAATGTCACTTCTGGGAAGCACACAGCTTAAAGAAGTTGACCTGGAAGAAAGCAACTCAACAACATGGAAAGatatacaaaagaaaattttttcatCTTTCTGAGGTAAGGAGAGAGAACCAAATATTGAAGCTAAGTTTTGAAGAGTTTTTCTGTGAAGAGTTCATCATCCATGGACAGTGTTTTCAAGTAAAAAAAACATTCCGCCAAGATGAAGAACTTAATCAGAGTCAACTAAATCCGGTTCAACTTATAGCAACAAAAGCTGTTGATGCATCATTCTCCTTCATGTTCTAcagtttatattatttttcaatgtatatctttctgtaatttcttgagtaGAAAAAGGCTGAAAGAGAGGAATCAAGAAAAAGCCTATAAGTGATAAAAGGCTGAGTGAAACAcatgagagaaaagcctagagtgatttcagatttctttaggctATTtcttaagtcttgtgtcttgtaCCTATCAGGTGCCTCTTtctaagttgggttagcacttagagtgagtagttaggtattagcataaccaagtcaagttagatgagaacttgagagagaaaGGATTGTGTGAATTCTAAgcattggtgtatgtaatactttaactataatgaaaattccaccactgttGGGGTGGAGACTgaatgtaggttgcattgcacaaggcaactgaaccaggatacatgcttgcgttattcttcttctctttctctaagttctgttttctgatatttatGAGACAGAACCAAATTTTCTCATAAAGTTTTCGCTGCACAGTTCAAACAGATTCTAAGCAAAAGTTTGAAAGTAAAGGTTTATATCATTAACGCAAAAGAAGGCCATAGATTCAACCGCCCCTTCTATAAACCTTCTACAACCTTCAGGCAGACTCGACGGAGGTCAACTATGTCGAATAAGAGGTCAGCAGGTCTTGAGACATCGAGGTCAAGACTCGATAAGTACTTTTCGAAGAACATAGATAAGTCTTATCGGAGAAGAGTGATAAGTGAATATAATTGATGGCAGTTATTCACATTGTACAAAGAGTGGGAACACATTGTACAAAGAGTGGGAACAGATTGATGCACGTGAAAAATAGTGCCGAAGATGGTGGTAAAAAAACTGAATCGAAGGCAAAGTTTCAATACCTAAAGTGCACAAACAATTATTTAGCAAAGCTAATTGCCAGAATGACGTATCAACAAATAATTGGACGGATTGACCTATAAATTGACAAGACGCAGATGAAGAAAGGGTTCGAATCTTTTCGGAGAAAATACTCACACTCACTCACATCTCCAGCGACTTTCTGAGTCAGTCAAGAACCTTTTTCTTTGAAGAGTTCCTTCCATgtctttacttttcatttaaattcCCTGCAACTttcttttcatgcaatttatctTCTTTGCAAtgtcttttccttttctttaaaTGCAGCAACTTTTACCCTTTTCAGTCTTTACCTTTTAATTTATCCTTTATTTTTCCAAACACTTTTCCTTTCTATAATTTGATTTTCCTTTTATCCAAGTcatttaagttttattgtttattttgaatttctgcAAAGCTTAGTTCCTTTTTCTTTGTCAATTTGAAAGGTatgaattttgatgcaaataaaactAATACTCACAAAGAAGAGTAGATTTCACTTCAAGACTATTAGATATCGAACCACCATTAATTTgctaaaaattgacaaaacactaaaaaaacacgatgaaatagaaaaagtatttattttaactaaattatcgATAATTCTATTTATAATAGAAGAAGACACATAAAAAAAAGTGTCAATGACAATTGACAAAACAACAAAacagtaattttaaaaataattccaTTTAAATCgtatacatatttttaaaaaaattcgttCCTATCGACTTAAGAAATTTGAATCGAATCAATCTCAATATTAATAGATCTAAGCCCTTTTTTTCAATAGAATTACAAATCTAATTTTATAGTAAAGTTTGatctttattataaattataaatgagTTGAACAAATGTATCTAATTCAGGTGAactaaaattcattttttaaaattttaatgtttaatttcgTACCACTTTTAATTATGATTATAACTTAGTCAAATATCTCTAATTCaatgaaattaaataatctCACATTTTTGAGAAAGATTAggagataatatttttattaaaatttaaccaGTATTTAATaagtaaaagaaaagtgaataattttatactattaaatataattctaTACTATTAAAAACAgtaatagtaattaattaataattgaacaTTTTAAcactttccttttttttctctttttgttattcttttaaaagtttcaccttcctctttttcctaGTTTTCTTCTAGAtcttctctcttttaatttctctcttctttctttcgttcatttatttttcttttctccatTCCCGCGATCCTCACATACTTTATGCTTATACATACATGCTACTCTAAACTACTCCACACTCGTATCCTAAACTGTTACTTACATAGATTTCAAATTGTAGCTTAACacatataatatgttttcattgctctcttcttttttattgatGTCATCTTTAATTTGTACCCCTTATTCGTTCCCTAGTTGCATCACCCTTCCAAGCCATAATTGAAAGAGCCTAGTAGCGGAAACGACACAAATGTCTAACACAAGAATAATATGGAAGCACTCACACATAATATGGCAGCAACTATAACAAGtaaatatagcaagtaaagcaataacaagaacacaccaagattttaacgtggaaaatcccctcaatgtgagaggtaaaaaccacgggtcgtccagaccaatgaaatagctccactataatcaaatgaggtacaagagagtctcaaataaagcacaaaaacgtgcatataaccagccaaaacatcaatgcaccaaagctcacaaataataggcaagaagatgaaatatacccaaaaaaatAGAGCTGAtgtcgaagccaatttctccTTCTGCAGACCTTCAATTAAAATCTCCACCGTtcggaatgaagaaaaagatgtGAAAAATTTACAGTCCAAATTTCACGTCGATCCAACGGTAAAAGAATGAGAAACTGCCGTTCCAAGATTGCTGCTCTGTGTAAAAACGGGAAgcctaatttctctcttgcaAAGCCAATTTCTCCTACTGCAAATCTCCAATCAATATCTTCACCgatcagaatgaagaacaaaatgaTAGGAACATGCAGTTCAAATTTTAAGCTGATCCAACGGTGAACAACTGAGAAACtgtcatttaaaatttactgCTTTGGGCAAAAACGGAAATTCTGtttttccctcttctctctcacttggtggctattctctctctctcaaaaaacCTCAAAAAACTGAATTAGGGTTGTGACACTAGGGTGCAAGAATACACCCCCAAAATATTGGGTTTAGGCCtcacaaaagagagaaaaaatccaacaataatCATATTTGAACATGACAGAAATTTTATCAGCTCAACATAGAAAACCAAAGAGAATGAAATAGAAAAAGTCTGGaactaaaaaaaaacacatacatAAATGTCTCTCGCCAAAATAACCCAAAAATATTGGATAAAAAACAGCATAGATATTTCtacataaaataacataaaaattcttgaaaaaacGTAACAACCCaataattctataaaaaaaacacacagaAGCAATTAAAACAgaagaaatatattttcttcCATATATATCTCTTCTGTATTATGAAAAATCTTATGTTAATTTTatggataaaatatattttgtttttaatatttgtaattttttttcaaaaatacttttaacGTTTAGTTGCATTTGATTTTGTCTCTAATGTGTTTTCGATTTTTGTCAAGATTATTCATGGGCATTAACTCTATGTAAAATGTTAGGGAGACAAAttgaatgaattaaaaaaattatggacaaaattgaataaaattaaatatcaagatatatttaaaaaaaggtaaagtatactttttgttcctgaaattttcgaaaaatttcaaaagtaccgttaagttttaatttgtttcaattttatccttaatgttttaaatatgtttcaaattatatcctttttgttaattttttgatagTCAACCAATAGTCAACTTTTTGTTTCCAATTTTAACCCCTAATCCTAACAATGTTTGGCAGTTGGCACACTGCCTAATCCATCATCTCCTTTTCATCCTAATCTCTTCTATTCCAACAGACCAACACCTCTACTTTTCTTTCCAACTATCGCTCATTCTCTCATCCATCTCTCTTACTGCAACCATCAACCCAccaccaaccaccaccaccaatctCCATCTTCGTCTCCAACATCATTCATCCATCTCCCtcaccactcatccatctccaTTTTCATGATCATAAAGTAGCATGAGACAAGGTCCGAATACCGATCACTAACACGTTTCTCTTCTCCCAGTCTCACATACTCAAGTCTCACATAGCATCCACCATTCACGGCGCCTCAAGCTCATGCTCCACTGTCCACGATTGACTGCGTCTGGAGCTCCGCCGCTCGCGATTCACCACGCCTAGATCTCCACCATCTGCGTTTTACCGTGTCTCGAGGTCCGTCGTTATGTGCGCTATGGCTTTTCTCTCTGACAGCCTCaactctccctctctctctgcCCATGTCCAGATCTTGAACATTAACTGGTTTCAGAAACAACCCAATGAAAATGACgaggtttaatttcttgttcagATTTACAATTAGGGTTTAATTGTCCAAatgattttgttattaatttgtcaatatcactcttttatattcaattttagtGTTTTCAACTCATTGCTATTGCTGTAGCTTTGGCACTTCATTCTGCAATTGAGCCAAATGTATGAATTGATAAAATGTGCACACGGTGGTTAGTAAGACAATGAAAAGTaagggattatgagagttggcatgagagaaaagagagtgAGAGACGGAGATAGaaattggtggtggtggttggtggTGGTGCCGATGGTTGCAGCGAGAGAGATGGATGAGAGGATGAGCGATGGTTGAAAAGAAAAGTGGAGGTGTTGGTCCGTTGGAATAGAATGAGATTGAGAAAAAAGGGAGAGGATAGATTAGACAGTGTGCCAACTGCCAAACACTGTTAGGATTAGGTGTTAAAATTGGAAACAAAAAATTGACTATTTGttgactataaaaaaattaacaaaaaggaTATAATTGAAGCATATTTAAAACATCAAGGACaaaattaaaccaaattaaaacttaagattatttttaaaatttttcaaaaactttagagacaaaaagtatattttaccctttaaaagaattacaaacattaaaaacaaaaaatatagtttATTCTGATTTTATAACCATGATATTGTTGTTATCTTAAAAATACTGATCAACCTTCATAGATAAAGAGGGGCACATAGCATATAAATTACATTAAACCgaatatcatttttaatttaatttaagatagATTATTTGCTGAATTCTTAGACAGAAAACTGGCTAAtacattttatttgatttttctcttttaataaaaaaatagcaaagCCAGCAACTAGAACAACATGGCCATATCAATTGGCATGATGACACTCACATCGAGCGTTAAAGCAACGGCAGCCAGGAGGGCAATTGCGTTCACTCTCACAAGTAAGAACTATGTCAATTTCTGTGTTTGGATCTTTAGCTTCAAACTTCAACCCTGAAAAAAAATAGCATTTTTCATAATGCTTAATTAGCCccctttttctaaaataaatcattacctctcatcttaaattttttattttagtttttggtTCCTACTAGACATGGTTAATTACTGAATCAGCAATGCCctcttttctcaattttttttctttttatatttttctatttatttattgtctttactatttaaatatatattaatcaaAATGTATCATACtactttaaaatttagaaatattacTCTCCTTAAAAATTTATCGAAAAAAATTCAGGTCCaattaattttatgtgaaattaataattaagagttgttaaataatttaatatatttgactaaattatcatttaagaactctcaactatcaactttatgtGAAGTTAACTAATTTCCACCGCTTCAGGAAGACAACAAAATACTTACGGCCTAATGAAATTGAACGGTGGTTATTAGTTGTTACTAACCTTTTTCTTTGAAGTCAGATCTATAATCACAGAAACGGTTAACACACAAACCGTTACCACACTCCACATTAGATAGGCATGCTCGTTTATCCAACTTATTGGTTTCTGCGTTTGGATGTTCTGATTCAGCCTTTGCACCTGAAaatatattctattttcttgttATATGTAGTAGCGGATTGTATAATACTATAGTAGTGACTGAATAATACATGGTGAAAAAAGTATTTAGCTTCaatataaattagaaaaaagagatattaaaataattttatacaaatactattttttttaatccgaTTCCAATAATAAGGCGTCTAAAATGTCATATAATATGTGATACTGTGCATATACTCTCAACCGCCGTTATTCACTAAAAAAAACACATATGCTTCGACCTCATCATTCCAAGCTCAATTACCTTCCACCGTCTAAGGTAGTCGTACTCGGAACACTATTTATTGTTAATTCACTTAATTGGGTTTATATATTTTCATTAAAATATTGGTGATTTTTGTGGATCCTAAATAATTGTTTgggtgttattttttttagtgtgtttgataattttttaataataaaaataaaaatattaaaaaaaattacaattgaaAAACTGTAATTTACCCAAATAAATCCTAAATATACTAAcgtgtttattatttttatatttcttattttaagttataaattaaaaataatgaatctCTGTAAGAGTATCAAATATTTATTAGAGATGAATTACAAATAAATGTGAATTTGGGAGCATGTGGCAATATGGCATGCTGGTCAACCGCCGACCTTACCGCCTTGAGAATTGCCACTAAACAGCATATGTTGCGGTTGTGAAAATCCTCAAAATGAAAAAGCGCCACTATATATGCCAGGATGGGTATAGTGAAACTTATtcgttttagtttaatttcaaacTTAAACAAACAAGACAACAAGTCATATatggaaataaaaaataatcaaacatgACACCTATGAAAACATCCTTGGTCTATCTTCATAACAATAGAGAACTTAAATGAAATATGAAGTCGAAAAATCTATATACGAAAAAAAGGTTATTGGGctaatgttaattaattttagagCGAATATTTGTTCGTCTTAATAATTTATTCGAAGGACTacaaaattcttaataaaaaaatactcattttaattttattatttaattttgtgagattaattagttattttatcaaTGACTTTttgttataatatatttatataatacgCTAATTACTAATATatcatttattcaatttttatgaataaaaataatttaaaaattactaatattttttaattttataacgtAAATTTAgtcaatatatttaaaaaaataattaaaaaattaaacggCCTTAATAATTATCTATAAAAGAGAACAAgactcttaataaaaaaaatttatcaatctTAGTTGATTCTTATC from Arachis duranensis cultivar V14167 chromosome 4, aradu.V14167.gnm2.J7QH, whole genome shotgun sequence encodes:
- the LOC107483225 gene encoding uncharacterized protein LOC107483225, whose protein sequence is MDSSLAKLGFFFVLLAFASSLGAKAESEHPNAETNKLDKRACLSNVECGNGLCVNRFCDYRSDFKEKGLKFEAKDPNTEIDIVLTCESERNCPPGCRCFNARCECHHAN